A stretch of DNA from Gimesia chilikensis:
TCCTGACCAACGGCTGTTTCGATGTCATGCACGTGGGGCACGTTTCCTACCTGGAACAGGCGGCCGCAGAAGGGGACTGCCTGATCGTTGCACTCAACAGTGATGCGAGCGTGCGATCTCTGAACAAGGCACCGGACCGACCGATCTTCGGACAGGAACATCGTGCATTGATGCTGGCGGCTCTGGAAGGAATCGACTATGTCGTCATCTTCGATGAGTCGACGCCCTGCGAACTGATCAATGAACTCAAACCCGATTTACTCGTCAAAGGTGGCACTTACTCGAAAGAGGAAATTGTCGGCTGGGAACTGGTCGAAGCCTACGGCGGGGAAGTCAAAGCACTGGGAATTACCCCGGGCATTTCCACCACACAGATTCTGGGCATTATCCGCGGTGAAGCAGCCGGACAGCCCGATATCCTGCCTCTCCATCAACCTATCGAGCCTCCGAAACGAAAAGCCGGATGAAAATTGCAGTCTTTCTACCCAACTGGATCGGAGACGCCGTCATGGCGACCTCCGCCTTACGGGCATTGCGTGATGAGTTTCACAACGCGGAAATTACAGCGATTCAGAAGCCATACGTGGCTGAAGTCCTCATTGGGCTCGATCTGGTCGATCACTCCCTCGCCAGCGGCAATGAGAAAAGTCTCAAATCACAGTTCCAGTTGCTGAGTCAACTCAGACGGGAACGCTTCGATCTGGCAGTCTTGTTTCCCAATTCCTTTCGCAGTGCCTGTCTCAGTTTTCTGGCGGGGATCCCCAGGCGTGTGGGAATCCAGCGGGATGGGCGGGGCTGGCTCTTAACCGATGCGCTTCCGGCCGGGAATCGTCAGGTTCCTCATCCGGCGATCGATGAATACCTGCGGATCGTCGCGCATATCATTGGTGTTGAGCAGGCTGATTCAAAACCAGGTTCCGGACTGTCGCGGAAAATGGAACTGGCTGTGACCGATGCCGATCAACAGCGCTGGTCAAGCTTCTGGAATAAACAGTCAGCAGAGTTTCAACGTCATCCACTGATCTGTCTGAATCCGGGTGGCGCGTTCGGCGCTGCCAAACACTGGCCGGTCGTGAATTTCGCGGAACTCGCACACCGCCTGGCC
This window harbors:
- the waaF gene encoding lipopolysaccharide heptosyltransferase II, whose product is MKIAVFLPNWIGDAVMATSALRALRDEFHNAEITAIQKPYVAEVLIGLDLVDHSLASGNEKSLKSQFQLLSQLRRERFDLAVLFPNSFRSACLSFLAGIPRRVGIQRDGRGWLLTDALPAGNRQVPHPAIDEYLRIVAHIIGVEQADSKPGSGLSRKMELAVTDADQQRWSSFWNKQSAEFQRHPLICLNPGGAFGAAKHWPVVNFAELAHRLATELQRSVLVVCGPAEKEEALQIVAQAKHPLVTSLADEPLHLGLTKAAIQQAELLVTTDSGPRHFAAPFDVPVVTLFGPTHIMWSETFYERGQHLQLAMDCGPCQQRVCPLGHHRCMKDLSANQVFDAVVSLLEQQQTKAA